A segment of the Corylus avellana chromosome ca2, CavTom2PMs-1.0 genome:
GTTGAGGTGGCgcaattggaacatatacagcacaaccaaaaatacgaaaatgaaaaatatttggtggttgaccaaatgcaagttgcaaaggagaatatttttggtaagctgttggtctgacccgaactaatgatgcagcatgtaatattgcatgtccccaagcagaaacaggtaattttgttttcataagcaaaggtcgagcaattaattgaagtcgtttaataaacgattcagctaaaccattttgagtatgagtatgagcaaCAGGATGTTCAACATTGattccaattgacatgcaatagtcataaaatgcttgagatgtaaattcacccgcattatccatccgaatagattgaattggataatctggaaattgtgctcgtaatctaattatttgagaaagaagtctagcaaatgcaacattacgagtagaaagcaagcaaacGTGTGACCACCTCGATGATGCatctattaaaaccataaaatatctaaatggtccacatggagggtgaatcggcccacatatatctccttgaattctttgtaaaaatgatggagattcaacaattaccttagaaggggatggtttgataacaagtttaccttgagaacatgcagcacaaggataatcacttggtaaaagaatcttctggttctttaagggatgcccatgagagttctcaattattcgacgcatcataattgttcccggatgtccaagacgatcatgccaaagcataaacatctttggattagagcacttctggtgcattacaacatgtgattcaattgttcttattgttgtataatacaacccggaagagaaagcaggcagtttttccaatatgagcttctggcccgaaattgttgaagtaatataaagatattcatcactgccttcattagtggtttcaacatgataaccatttagacgaatatccttaaaactaattaaatttcttctagatttagaagaatacaaagcatcgtcaatacaaaattttgttccttttggcaatataatattcgctcttccagagccttcgataaggtttgatgaacctgatattgtattgacactagctttgtttaatatcaagtattgaaaatatttcttatctctaagaattgtgtgcgttgtacaactgtctgctagacacaaatcttcaccaatcatttttgaattaatcattccatcaatatgacccatacctccatatataaacaaaatatatattaaatttcattaatcaaaaataaaataacaaaatacaattaaatttaacaaTGTAAACTCAATGTgattaagacacaatgaaaacattttaattGTTATAGACATATTTATCACCAATGAAAAGATCAGTTTTTGTGTTagagtctacaaagaaatcagaaacattaaGATGAATGTTACCCTTTCCATTTAGAGTATTacgaaaaattggagaatcttcaggattactgtgattagcaaaattcatttcaatctccttttcttttatggaggtTTGATATAGGTCTACCAGATGTTTAGGCGTACGACAGGTACGTGACCAATATCTTTTTCATACCACAcatgtaacatttatcttcatagttctttgtaggtttattctgtaaacctttgttttcattttgtttcgccTCAGTGTGGTTCCACTTCTGGTGGTATAGaacatttcttttgtaaaaattatgagtaTGTTCCCCTtgacctctataatttttttcttctaccaCGTCTACGTCCACGACCATGGTTTCCtttattaccatgaaatgaggttccatttgcttcaggaaatggtgtagaacccgttggacgagattgataatttttcattaatagctcgtTGTTTTGCTCAGTCACTAGAATGCAAGATATCAGTTCAgaatatcttgtgaaattacGCTCTCGATATTGCTACTGCAGGAGCACATTCGAGGCATGAAAtgtggtatatgttttttctaacatatcCATATCAGTGACTTTTTCTCCATACAATTTTAATTGTGGGCTGATTTTGAAGAGTTCAGAGTTAATCACTGACACTCTTGAAATCTTGCAACTTCAGGTGCATCAAATCATAACGAgcttttgggaggataactATCTTCTGGTGCTCGTAtctctcccttaaattattccacAAGGTCAAGGGATCCTTTACCGAAAGGTACTCAGTttttatatgcttcaggcatataaaattagaagacatcatattcataacattagtatgataaaattctaatttataataaatctcACATGAATCATAATATGCAAGTATTATGATAGCTTTATAATAAATCTCACATGAatcataaaacaataaaaatttaatgaattgagaatacctcacggatagcttttgatgttgaagatcaaaagaacacaacaattggctagagcttcgtgctgataacgtgttgtaaaattaaagaaaataacaagacaagataaaagattgtaatatatgaaactagttcttcaggaactatgtatgattcttctctattattgtgtgatttatatacaactcaatactcccttttataggcatagaatcataatgggaggttaaggaatatgaaaaaGGGAATATGAAACAAGAGGGTACATTAAtgtattacatggatgttataggaattctaaaagatgatatgaatgtgtagaattccaagagatggaactaaatggtcatccaccaaatgcatgaatgcattcataacataaagtggattttgagaaaaatagcagagtttttttattttaatgctaccAGTTTTGTTGTGTAACTTTTATGTCCCTTTATGGATGTTGTGGCTTTTAAATATACCATTGActttatgattaattattattaaattttaatcaaattataattttaaaaattacattatttttaaagtgataataaaaaaaaaacttataaaactaCTCTATTTTAAATCCTGAAATCATGTTTGGAAATAAAATGCTCAATTGTATCTGATTTTGTGTTGAAAACAAAACCCTGTTTTATTTTTTCGCACATAAATCGAAGAGGGCACTGAGGTTGGTCTTTGCAAAACCGAGATAAAGGCAAAGttgaaattgaatttgagaCTACAGTGAAAATACAGAAagcttaaaataaataaataaaggaattaTCGGTATCAAgacccccttttttctttttttttttttttttttctttttttgagttttatgaACTCCATCGCTTGTGAAGGATTTGTTATAATGGGATAAGACTGGGTTACCAtgtgcaaaatatttaattactttCTTAATCGACACAAGCACCTTTCTATACAATGATTCATCAAAAGAGTAAACCAATTATTTATATAGATCTGACTATGATTGTTATGCTAAAATCTTATgatcaatatttttaaaaaataaataagtttataTGATTAATCTCACGAAAGGTAGATACAGAACTCTTCCATGTGTGTACTAGCTAgcaaatttaaattaatgggGGTGGGATGCTTCCAAGTGAAATTTCTTGCTAAATTCAATGAGGCTTCATGTTTCCCATTGGTGTGTATATAAATTTtgcattactttaaaaaatggcATAGCCTAGCTTCACAtgcaaatgaataaataaatgcatgattactttttataaataataggAGTGATCATCACACGGGCATACACGAACAGTCATACACActcatataatttaatattttaattaaaaaaaaaaaaaaaaaataaacacaggTGTGCATAACACTCATAATAACGTATATCATCGCtccaaataatatattttatgagtGCAGGTGCATTAATGTATTCCAGCTCCCATACTGTATACGTGGCCCACACACTGACAGATCATGTGGTGGGACAGAGCTTGAGACGGGTCTCAACTAATCAATTCCCAAGCAGCATAACTTTTGTCATTGGGATTCATTGCACCTTATTATTATGTCTATGTACGTGATTGGTAAACAGTATGATGAATGTGATACCGAAGAATTAGATGTTCAATGTTAATTTGAATTAGACattattcagttagttatagtgagggtatttttgtttcattaaaaaataaaaacacataatatatttttaagtataactaactggatattatctcattcatttaaacatttaaactaGGGAGCATCCTGTTCTACAAATAAGATTGATTTGCCTATTCATTCATGACCACAAAATCAtatattgattttaaaagaaaattataattattacacaaaattctttaattttaaaagaaatgcatatatatatatatatatataagctacaATATTTTGTTAGGGATACTCTGATAAATCTCAATTATTCTGTAAgacattttgatttaaattgaataaggTTGTTTATTCACTAATATATTTATGACTTATGAGCATTAGGCATATAACATATTTTACATGTAAATGGTCCATATATTGTATTAAATATGGTTTATGGTTTAAGTAATGAGATTATCACATAATATATCTTAAACCAAAAGCCTTGTAGTTTACAATTTAATGTTCATAGTCAGCAATGAAATTGGACATTTCATTTGATGCTGTAAGACATCAATTGTGATGATCTATTTTGATCTTGTAAAGTAGTAATTTCGGATTGATGTGTTAGTGCAGATACAATACACTAATCGAACCGCTGGAGTTATCATTCCTTTAGAACACTGTCATTAGTAATGACGTGAAACTTTGAGACGTCTTATGACATTAATTCTAAATCTTGAGAAGATCTTGGACTCAAATGTAAAGTAAAGATCAAGCATTTTGGGAACTCCATCTTCAAGGAGGAATTCAAGTGTTTTAAGTAcatcaaagaaataagaaatttcataataagataaatttaatgGAATGATTATTCTTAGTCTTTGGCCAAGGCATTTTGTAAGATAAATTTAACACTAACTTGCGACAagtcacactacaaaaaaacaagggtttagtgacgtggcaactgttcattagtttttgccacgtcactaaattgTAACGTGTTAAACTACCACACGTTACAATGTTTATTGGTAACGTGGTatttttaacacgttaccatatggtaacgtggcaaaaatgccacgttaccaaatggtaacgtgttaaaatgacacgttaccatatggtaaNNNNNNNNNNNNNNNNNNNNNNNNNNNNNNNNNNNNNNNNNNNNNNNNNNNNNNNNNNNNNNNNNNNNNNNNNNNNNNNNNNNNNNNNNNNNNNNNNNNNATATCTTGTGATTCTAACATTGGATGAAGGCAATCTTGGTGgtgttggaaagctaattcaacgGGTTACAAATTGTATTTTCTGAAAGTGTTGCAATTCTAAtatttactaggtcaaaactgTTTGTCAATAGAAAATTAgatataaaaatttgttttaggaaGTTCGATCGATTGAAGTGATGAGGTATGCCAGTACAAATTCTTGAGAGCTTTGATTGATAATTGGATTGTAGTTCGTTTGATTGAGAATACAAAGATTTTTTTGATCAATTGAACTTGCAATAAGGgcagttttataatttttcttttcaatgatGCGACCCTACTTCTATTTAAGCTCAATAAGGATGGCCTTAGCCGCCAAAAGTTTATGtatttttcagttttctcaataagaaacaGTCATGGAGTACTTTTTCTCCAGTTTTCCTGCAATTCcttgatttttcttggatttgtgGAAGAATTGTGAGTTATTGTGATTGTAGATTCAGCTTCCTACTACCTTATGCTGCATCAAAAATCATTAGTCCCAAAACCTTTAGCTATCAGGAAGTGGGTTGACGGTGTATATCAAGCACACACTAACACTTTATGTGGTCTTTTAATTGTATGTAGACTGTAAATTAATTATGTGCTTCATCATGATAAACAACGTTATAATTGAATTGGTCTTGGCCTGTTATGCTTAATATTAGGCCACTCAAACATTTTTGCCAGCATTTTGTACCTTTTGGAATGCTTATCCACTTAATATTCCTATTCTTTTGCAGGAAGATGGAATTTATTTGATGACAATTATTAAGGGTACTACCAAATACCGTCGTTCAAGGAGGCATGATTTTGTCTCCGATTTTCTCCCTCCTAGTGCGGCAGGACTCAAATATCTCTGTGATCAAGTAATCGGGGAATATGTGGGAGCAACATTTTTTCTCTGCTCTCCTTGATACGAGATTTGTGTGCATGATACCCAAACAAACCTGTGATGCATATTTGAGAGTTAAATCTTAAGATTGAACTTAGGGTGAGGCTAATGGCCGGGAATATGATCCAGTTCAGGGGTGACTTACAAGCACATTGCACCATGATAAGTAAAACTGTTATATGATATCAATTATTGAAAGTTAAGACTATGCTGTGCTGCAGCTAGGTAGAACACAGGATGGCATATGGCCACCCAATGTCCTTAAGATTCCTTGATATCATTTTACCCCTCAAAATTCTGCCACTAATTAGCATATTCCCCAACATCCCGTTGCCAAAATGTGTAATATATGAAATGTTTTTGAATTTCGGTCCCCATAAAATCTTTTTCTAGATGGGTTCTCTAGTTCTAAAggattaatctaaaaaaaacatgtttcaaGTTTTGATGTATGCCTTTCTTGAACTTAGGAACTGACCTATAAGATATATATTGGCATTATAGCCAATAAACTTTCTAACTATATGTAAAATCcacatttttcttctcctttaatATATTCGTATAGAATGTTGTGGCtataaaaatcatgaaaatgttGACACTCAAAAGGCAGCAAAAAATCGTCAGATGAAATAGTACTTCCCAAACATGTCATTGTTTTGCTTAGTGCATTCTATTAATATCATGCCCGGCCTAAGTGttatcaattttataaaaaagttttaggTCTTAGGAATAGAACAAGTGCTTTTGAGCATCTTGTTCCTCCCTCATCTTGGTTGATTTATCCTGCTAAAAGGGAAACTAATGTTTGAAGAGTAAAAGTAGCACATGCAAGATCTGGCATCTGTTTATTGTATTCATTCCCTATTGTATGGCATTACCCgatctcaatttttatttattttttaatgtttttgtgaACAATTTGCTTCAATATGCTGATATGATCTCACACATTCATTAGAAAATCTTAAGGGACAAGAGAAATCTCCTCCAGTTTTTTGCCGCTGAATCCATGTTTTGACCCAACCTTTTTCATAAACCCTATGTATTagtttttaacaaaaagaataTTGGTCTAAACCCCTAATTGGCCAGTCTGCAGCTTGGTTCTCCTAGTCCTACTCATGTTTGAGCTTTGGTTGATCCCCAGCCTGAATCGGCCTTTTTAAGTTACATCCAATCAGATATCTTTGGCTATGTGAGGTTGAAGCTTGATATTACACTTGCATAAATGGCAGGTTTATTCGTTCTGCCTCTGGTTCTGCAATGTTCTCAACTTTGGAAGACGGAAAGATAGTGGAAGGTCTTGCTGGGGTTCCAAATGAAGGTCCTGTGTTATTAGTTGGTTATCATATGTTAATGGGACTTGAACTTGCTCCACTTGTTGAGCGATTTTTGATTGAGAAGAATACTATATATGGTTCGTGGTTTAGCGCATCCAACGTTATTTTTGAGGCCATTCGAGGGTTCatcttcagaatttttttttggtgattggGTGAAAGTGTTTGGTGCAGTTCCTGCATGTCACAGCAAGCAATCTTTTCAAATTGCTTTCAACAAAATCACATGCGCTTCTTTATCCTGGTGGTGCACGTGAGGCTTTGCATTACAAGGTGTGTCAAGTTCCTTGTGTTCATTCCACCTACTTTTTTCCTGCAACTaaaaaaccttttgttttaacTATCATCTTTCATGCATTAAAATCTGCTTGATcattatttacttttcaaaTGAGTATACCTGCACAGTTATAACAGTAGAAAAACATTTCAATCGGTGAAAATTTCTGAAGTTCTGTTCCATTGGCATATCCCCAAACCTTTACTCGTGCACGTATTCTGTTATTAAGGGAGGATTAAGAGGCGACTAGAGGCCCTCATTGCACTTTTGGTTTTTATATCTGTCTGAATTTTGTTGTTCCAAACTTATGGTGCTTCCATATTGTCAGGGAGAAGATGATATAGCAGAAGTAAGCTTGTGTTTTTGTTCTCACTAACAACTCCTACGATTTTAGTATAAGAGGCTTTTGATGGTGAAACATTACTTTTGTTTTGCATCTTATGTTTTACTATAGCTTTTCTATTatccatttttctctcttttgttccttcatttttacttataaatttaGATAGATAATGTTGATTTAATGCTGTTGGGGAGTCCAAATTCTAGAGTATAGGCAATGGGCTTGTTTGTGGCTCAATAACAGGAGGGAATTGGTTTCCATAGAGTTCTCACAAAGCAGAAAAGTTATACTCAGTGTGGTGAATAAGCAAGACCTGTGAGGTGCATGATCATGGACGAGATTGGCAAATTATTCAAATGCAAATTAGTTTCAACCTGTCACTTGAAGAAACCACACCATAGTACCATAATTCCTAGGGGAAGAAAGTaacaaaaatattgttaattctAAAATTCCTTAATGATTCATTTAACCCTCGATTTCattgttcttaattttattGAGCTTGATTTTGCTATTAATATTCTACTTTTGGGTTTGTGTTGTTGTTCGCATGTGGCAATTTGTCCTTGATTACAACGACCTAATGAAAATCCCCGTGGTTAATTATCAGATTAGAGATGCTAATCGCAATGCAATAAGAGTGAGGTAATTACTCTATAAGtgataatgctatttagtagactattatatGACATGATTTTCACTGCCATGTTATCCTAATCGTATGACAGTGTtatagcagtctactaaatagcgtTTTACATAATTCCAAAAACTAGAGATGCTAGCCACTTCTCTATTCTAGTAGCATGGATTCAAACTNNNNNNNNNNNNNNNNNNNNttttttttttttaaaaaaaaaacatattaaaaaaaaaaaattcaacacaacatataaaaaaatgttcagaattcagacaactgtcacaacatataatgataatacattaatacttaaattgtgtttataagtaacacattggtcattgtttaatccaatgtcaattacttaatttgatattatacgaatcatatcatcattgtacattaataatatgattcaattgaagtcttgaataaagtatttgaattgtcattgaatcatatgattaagtatttatattatacatttatattattcatatgcatatgtagacttatatagacttataagtttataacatacataggAAATAaatctctagatatttaattgttgtattactatgaattggtatacttatgagttatgtcatattatatatgtataatttgttattatataatcaaatgattaaatgatcaattgatcatgtgatataatcatataaattatagtgataatatattaatactcaaattgtaatttaattattatttttttaaattgtgatttaatgatcaagtgattatgttatatgcataaatatttttataattataattataaaaatatattatataaaaaggcggttagtggttagcagttatagcggttagcggttagcgggcagtTTTTAACCACTCACATTGACACCCCTAcgtgattttcactgtcatgtCATCCTAATTGTATGGCAGTGTtatagcagtctactaaataacgtTTTACATAATTCAGAAAACTAGAGATGCTAGCCACTTCTCTATTCTTGGAAATTGGATTCAAACTTGTATTGACAGAACAAAAGCTTGGATTTACAGGGATGAGTCAAGTGGGGAGGTTGCCAACCAACAGTTTTTTATGCCAGGAATCTTGCCCAAGATACCTGGGCGCTTCTACTATCTGTTTGGGAAGCCCATAGAAACAAAGGGAAAGGAAGAGATTCTGAAGGACAAAGAAGTCGCAAAGCAATTGTACTTGCAGGTAAAATCTGAGGTTGAAAGCAATATTGCATTCTTGCTTAAGAAGAGGGAGGAGGATCCTTATAGGAGTGTTATTGATAGAACATTATACAAGGCAGTGCATGCTCCTTCACATGAAGTTCCAGCATTTAAgccttaaaaatatatttattgatCAGAGGTACAGTGAAGGAGGTTTATGTACAAAGTCAAGTGTTTTATNNNNNNNNNNNNNNNNNNNNNNNNNNNNNNNNNNNNNNNNNNNNNNNNNNNNNNNNNNNNNNNNNNNNNNNNNNNNNNNNNNNNNNNNNNNNNNNNNNNNTTTTAAATAAGTGGCAGATTTCATGAACTCTTCTAGAGTCCCAATAggatttaaatcatctacataaactgcaatgatagcaaatccagattctgatttcttaatgaaaacgcacggacaaattggattattctcaaatccttctt
Coding sequences within it:
- the LOC132172827 gene encoding phytyl ester synthase 1, chloroplastic-like, translating into MKIPVVNYQIRDANRNAIRVRDESSGEVANQQFFMPGILPKIPGRFYYLFGKPIETKGKEEILKDKEVAKQLYLQVKSEVESNIAFLLKKREEDPYRSVIDRTLYKAVHAPSHEVPAFKP